The window AAATGGATAATGTTGATTCATACATGAATTTAATCATGACTGATGCAGAGGAATTACATGATGGTAAAACAATTGCAAATTACGGCAGAGTAATTGTAAGAGGCAATAATGTGTTATTTATCAAACTAGAAAATGAACTCTAGTGGTTCTTATGAGTAGCAGTTTTCTGTTTACTTCAGAGTCAGTCACAGAAGGGCACCCAGATAAGATATGTGATCAAATTTCAGACGCATTTTTAGATGAATTTCTTAGACAAGATCCTGACTCCAGAGTAGCAGTTGAAACAATGGTTACTACAGATTTTGTAGCAGTTGCAGGAGAAGTTACATCAAAAGCTAATTTTGATAAAAAAGCTCAAGAAGAATTAGTTAGAAAAGTAATTAGAGATATAGGATATGATAACAAAGATTTGATGTTTGATACAGAGTCATGTCAAGTTATACTAAAATTACATTCTCAAAGTCCAGATATCAGCCAAGGAGTAACTGCAACCAAAGAAAAAGAACAGGGAGCGGGAGATCAAGGATTGATGTTCGGATATGCTTCAAACGAAACAAAAGAACTTATGCCAATGCCAATATTACTTGCACATAAATTAACGCAAAAACTAGCAGAAGTTAGAAAAAACAAAGTTTTACCATGGGTAAGACCTGATGGAAAATCACAAGTTTCTGTAAGATATGAAAACAACAAACCAACAAAAATTGAAACTATTGTTATTTCAACTCAACATGCACCTGAAATTTCACAAGAACAGATAACAAAAGAGATCATAGAAAAAGTAATCAAACCAGTTTTAGGAAACCTGTGGAATGATCAAATCAAAATTCACATAAACCCAACAGGAAAATTTGTAATTGGAGGACCACATGGCGACACAGGACTTACAGGCAGAAAAATAATTGTAGATAGCTATGGAGGATTTGGAAGACATGGTGGAGGAGCTTTTTCAGGAAAAGACCCTTCAAAAGTAGATAGATCTGCATGTTACATGTGTAGATACATTGCCAAAAATATTGTTGCTGCAGGATTGGCAGAAAGATGTGAAGTTCAAGTAGCATATGCAATAGGGGTAGCAGAACCAGTCTCACTTTATGTAAATACATTTGGTTCAAGTAAAATTCCAGAAAGAGAAATAGAAGAGTTGGTCAGAAAGAATTTCAACATGAAACCATCAGGAATTATTTCACAACTTGACTTGAAAAGACCGATTTATAGAAAAACATCAGCCAATGGTCATTTTGGAAGAAATGAGCCTGAATTTACATGGGAAAAAACGGATAAAGCGGATGTATTAAAGAAGGCGTCCGGACTTTAGAATTTTTCGTACTGAAGAAAATTTTATTTTAAAAATATTTTTTAATTTTTTATGATTACCTTTAAAATCACCAATCAAGATATTCAGATCATCTACTCCAAATGAACTTTGAGGATTTGTGATAGCATCATAATAAACTGACTCAAGATTAATTTTTTTTATTTTCGTATTTGTTAGACGGGAAAATTCTTTGACATAATTTTTAAATGTGATTGATTCCGAACCTACAAGATCTAAAATCAGTTTAGATTTGCTTTGAATTATTACTTTAAAGATAATTTGTGAAACATCATCAATGTAAATAGGTTGTATAGAATAATTACCTGAACCCGGGATATTAATTTGGCCTGCTTTAATTTGTTTTTTAAGGTGTTTTGTCAAGTAATCATTTTTACCAACAATATAAGAGGGTCGAAAAATTACATAATCTAAATTAGAGTCAATTATTTGTTTTTCTGATTTATATTTTGAAATAAAATATCCAAGTGTAGAATTTTTTGAAACTCCTAACCCACTTAAATAAATAATTTTTTTAATTTTTGATTTTTTACATAGATTAATTATTTTTTTTGTAAATTCATAGTTAATAAAATTGTAATCATTATCAACTGTTTGTTTTCCAGTTCCAACTAAATTTATCAGCACATCAGAATTTTTTAGTTTTGGAATGATATTTGTTTCATCATAGTTTTTTGTGATGATTTTTATTTCATTTTTAAATTTTTTAAAATTTCTTCTTGAGATTGATACTAATTTAATATTTTTATTTGATAGGTATTTTCTTAGGTTTTTTGCTACAAACCCACTAGCTCCAATTACAACAACTTGAGTATTTTTTACCATACTATTTAGAATAATATTTTAAATATATTCTAAAGAAACAATTGTAAATATCTATAATTTTAAAACAAATATCTAGTCTCAATAATCTAATCTATTAATCAAAGAAGAGTTAATACATCAAAATAGGCATGACTGGTGTGGAAGATATCAAAAAAGAGAAATTAAGAACTGGATATACTACAGGCACTTCAGCAACTGCAGCTGCCAAAGCTGCGTTACTATCAATAATCACACAAACAAAAATTGAAAATATTGATGTGAAATTACCTAAAGGTAGTTTTATCAAAATTCCGGTTCATTTTTGCCAATTTGATAAAGATAAAGCTAAATGTTCTGTAATCAAAGATGGGGGAGATGATCCAGACGTAACTCACGGTGCAGAGATCATAGTAGATTTATTTTTTTCAGACAGAGACAATGAAATCGAAATTGATGGTGGAGAAGGAGTAGGTATAGTAACCAAACCAGGATTAGGACTAGAACTAAACAAATCTGCAATCAATCCTGTTCCAAAAAAAATGATTAATGAAAATCTTAAAGAGATTATAGAGAAACACCATTTAAAAAAAGGAATCAAAGTAGTAATTTCTGTTCCAAAAGGAAAAGAGTTAGGTCCTAAGACAGATAATCCAAGAATTGGAATTTTAAATGGGATTTCAATTTTAGGAACTAGTGGTATTGTTATACCATTTTCAACTGCATCATATGCTGCTTCAATAAGACAAAATCTTGATGTGGCAATTGCGATGGGAGATGATACTGTTGTTCTTACAACTGGTGGAAGAAGCGAAGATTTTGCAAAAAAAATCATAGATTTACCGGATCATTGTTTTGTACAGATGGGTGATTTTTCAGGATATACAATACAGCAATGTGCAAGAAAAGAGATCAAAAAAGCATATGTTGTAGGATTCATTGGTAAATTAGCAAAAATGGCTGCAGGGGTAAAACAAACTCATGTTAAAGGCTCCAAGGTCGATATGAATTTCTTGGCAGAAATAGCTAAGAAGTGTAATGCAGATAAAACGATAATTGATAGCATTAAGAAGGCAAATACTGCAAGACATGTATCCGAAATAATTATAGAAAATAATATTGTGGGATTTTTTGATGAAATATGCAATGAAACATACAAACACATGAGAAATCACTCAGAGGAAAAAGTTCCGCTTGATGTAATACTGTTTGATTTTGATGGAAATATTTTGGCTAGAAAGTTCTAGTAGTAAGGTATTTTATTTAATTTGAGAGAATTTGAGTGTGGAAAAAGTTTCAGTCCTAGCAATAACTAAAAATGGGATAAATATAGGATTAAGACTAAAAGAATACTTTCCAGATTGGGAAATTTGTGCACCTGCTAAATTTTCAAATAACAATAACCATATAATTTGGTATACAGAGTCTACATCTGAAAAGATTGTTGAGCTTTTTAAAAACAATACTGCGTTGATTTGTATATTTTCTTTGGGTGCTGTAATTAGACTTGTTGCTCCATATTTGAAAGATAAAAAAACAGATCCTGCAGTAATTGTGATTGATGACAAGGCTAATTTTGTGATAAGTGTGTTATCAGGACATTTAGGTGGAGCAAACGAATTGACGCAAATCATTGCTCAAAAACTTGATGCTAAACCGGTAATTACTACTGCCGCAGATGTTAATAAAACAATAGCAGTTGATCTCGTAGGAAAAGAATTTGGTTGGAAAATAGATGATGATTCTACAGTAACCAAAGTTAGTGCATATATGGTAAATGAAGAGAGCATAGGAGTTTATCAAGAAGCAGGAAAGAAAAATTGGGTAAAAGAACTGCCAAAAAATGTAAAAAATTATCCTAGTTTAGAAGAAATGATAAATTCAGATTCCAAGGGATATCTAATAATTTCTGATAAAATTTTAGAAGGTGATTTTCTTAAAAATTCTGTGGTGTATAGACCACCTAGTTTGGTAGTAGGAATTGGATTGCATTGGGATACATCTAAGCAAACCATAAAGGAAGGAATGGATTTT is drawn from Candidatus Nitrosarchaeum limnium SFB1 and contains these coding sequences:
- a CDS encoding cobalamin (vitamin B12) biosynthesis CbiG protein codes for the protein MEKVSVLAITKNGINIGLRLKEYFPDWEICAPAKFSNNNNHIIWYTESTSEKIVELFKNNTALICIFSLGAVIRLVAPYLKDKKTDPAVIVIDDKANFVISVLSGHLGGANELTQIIAQKLDAKPVITTAADVNKTIAVDLVGKEFGWKIDDDSTVTKVSAYMVNEESIGVYQEAGKKNWVKELPKNVKNYPSLEEMINSDSKGYLIISDKILEGDFLKNSVVYRPPSLVVGIGLHWDTSKQTIKEGMDFCLQKFKLSEKSIAKLVSIKKPEDVKGLIDIGKEMGINVEYVNREELAEISAPNPSDTVKAFEGTSSVSEAAAIKVSRGELIVEKQKFPPNLTIAIARIVN
- a CDS encoding cobalamin biosynthesis protein CbiD; the encoded protein is MTGVEDIKKEKLRTGYTTGTSATAAAKAALLSIITQTKIENIDVKLPKGSFIKIPVHFCQFDKDKAKCSVIKDGGDDPDVTHGAEIIVDLFFSDRDNEIEIDGGEGVGIVTKPGLGLELNKSAINPVPKKMINENLKEIIEKHHLKKGIKVVISVPKGKELGPKTDNPRIGILNGISILGTSGIVIPFSTASYAASIRQNLDVAIAMGDDTVVLTTGGRSEDFAKKIIDLPDHCFVQMGDFSGYTIQQCARKEIKKAYVVGFIGKLAKMAAGVKQTHVKGSKVDMNFLAEIAKKCNADKTIIDSIKKANTARHVSEIIIENNIVGFFDEICNETYKHMRNHSEEKVPLDVILFDFDGNILARKF
- a CDS encoding methionine adenosyltransferase; translated protein: MSSSFLFTSESVTEGHPDKICDQISDAFLDEFLRQDPDSRVAVETMVTTDFVAVAGEVTSKANFDKKAQEELVRKVIRDIGYDNKDLMFDTESCQVILKLHSQSPDISQGVTATKEKEQGAGDQGLMFGYASNETKELMPMPILLAHKLTQKLAEVRKNKVLPWVRPDGKSQVSVRYENNKPTKIETIVISTQHAPEISQEQITKEIIEKVIKPVLGNLWNDQIKIHINPTGKFVIGGPHGDTGLTGRKIIVDSYGGFGRHGGGAFSGKDPSKVDRSACYMCRYIAKNIVAAGLAERCEVQVAYAIGVAEPVSLYVNTFGSSKIPEREIEELVRKNFNMKPSGIISQLDLKRPIYRKTSANGHFGRNEPEFTWEKTDKADVLKKASGL
- a CDS encoding NAD-dependent epimerase/dehydratase yields the protein MVKNTQVVVIGASGFVAKNLRKYLSNKNIKLVSISRRNFKKFKNEIKIITKNYDETNIIPKLKNSDVLINLVGTGKQTVDNDYNFINYEFTKKIINLCKKSKIKKIIYLSGLGVSKNSTLGYFISKYKSEKQIIDSNLDYVIFRPSYIVGKNDYLTKHLKKQIKAGQINIPGSGNYSIQPIYIDDVSQIIFKVIIQSKSKLILDLVGSESITFKNYVKEFSRLTNTKIKKINLESVYYDAITNPQSSFGVDDLNILIGDFKGNHKKLKNIFKIKFSSVRKILKSGRLL